A region from the Aegilops tauschii subsp. strangulata cultivar AL8/78 chromosome 5, Aet v6.0, whole genome shotgun sequence genome encodes:
- the LOC141022735 gene encoding uncharacterized protein, with product MERYFSTDVLADILRRLPPSSRRQARLVCRHWRDVVNSRTTEMQSRASPLIWDPSSGVAYIIDDLSSAGAAAGSCRPLWRNAAKRLHYGDSAVQLVGTCNGLLCLCDNEERAGGAVTDVNPATGEALAVPALPCAAQLVGRHITQTKWSEAKAWHEAYGFAYHPTTGKYKVVHVPCSYERVCEFDAVHVLTLGEATWREVPVHAGPGCLSSASTRQRRRHDLLALGHAQRHPQGRGVRPGRRASCRSRRPGAALTAARTHALPPDGGAREARRGHRWLHVGRRVGSGEGTGVDPPVRRRAACPRAALCVRWRVLDKGFRVCGTPPTWGDLFII from the coding sequence ATGGAACGCTACTTCTCCACCGACGTGTTGGCAGACATCCTGCGGCGGCTGCCGCCGAGCTCCCGGCGCCAGGCACGTCTCGTCTGCCGTCACTGGCGTGACGTCGTCAACAGCCGCACCACCGAGATGCAGAGCCGCGCCAGCCCCCTCATCTGGGACCCCAGCAGCGGCGTCGCGTACATAATCGACGATCTGTCttcggcgggggcggcggcggggagctgCAGGCCGCTTTGGAGGAACGCCGCGAAACGCCTCCACTACGGCGATAGTGCTGTGCAGCTGGTCGGCACGTGCAAcggcctgctctgcctctgcgaCAACGAGGAGCGCGCAGGCGGCGCCGTCACGGATGTCAACCCGGCCACCGGCGAGGCCCTCGCTGTCCCGGCGCTGCCGTGCGCAGCACAACTCGTCGGGCGCCACATCACGCAGACCAAGTGGAGCGAGGCCAAGGCATGGCACGAGGCATACGGCTTCGCGTACCACCCGACGACGGGGAAGTACAAGGTGGTGCATGTCCCGTGCAGCTACGAGCGGGTCTGCGAGTTCGACGCCGTCCATGTGCTCACGCTCGGGGAGGCCACGTGGCGGGAGGTGCCTGTGCATGCCGGTCCGGGCTGCCTCTCGTCAGCGTCGACGCGTCAGCGTCGACGGCATGACTTACTGGCTCTGGGTCACGCTCAGCGGCACCCGCAAGGTCGCGGCGTTCGACCTGGACGACGAGCAAGTTGTCGCTCCCGCCGCCCCGGCGCTGCCCTCACTGCCGCCCGGACACATGCGCTACCACCTGACGGAGGTGCGCGGGAGGCTCGGCGTGGTCACCGGTGGCTCCATGTCGGCCGACGCGTGGGTTCTGGAGAAGGGACAGGGGTGGATCCACCGGTACGTCGTCGGGCAGCATGTCCCAGGGCCGCACTTTGCGTTCGCTGGCGGGTATTAGACAAGGGTTTTAGGGTTTGTGGCACACCTCCAACTTGGGGTGACCTTTTCATTATATAG
- the LOC109770514 gene encoding uncharacterized protein, producing MPTPPTPATRPAPTLPNELIEEVFLRLPPDEPSSLMRASLASNFWLGLLTGTSFSVRYREFHDTPPMLGFFYSWLHADRPHDEGERPVQRFAFTTKFGARIPEVQEWDDYEALDCRHGRVLFENPFGCPAPLFVWDPMTGCTRYLEKPDGCWGDGATVVCAVSGCDHRLCDGGPVRVVFFTTADGDGCVAHVSVALLEMDDAWSESSDLDLELEWTLSPGLELEARHAFIPEIMPPVLIKDALHFMLSIVDGVRDMAILKYDMASDGLSLIDLPDVRSNGLPLKDHSFIPMAMGDGNLGFAQVDGLTLNLWSGSIQTGAEGLASWTQHRVVDLQNLLPIQNPKESLRLIGSVEGSDIIFVTTDLGIYQISLKSLIWKKLWKSEKFSALIPYMSFYNPQERINPYDEAH from the exons ATGCCGACGCCTCCGACTCCGGCGACGAGGCCTGCACCGACGCTGCCGAACGAGCTTATCGAGGAGGTCTTCCTCCGCCTCCCACCGGACGAGCCCTCGAGCCTCATGCGTGCCTCCCTGGCCAGCAATTTTTGGCTCGGCCTCCTCACCGGCACTAGCTTCTCCGTTCGCTACCGAGAGTTCCATGATACTCCCCCCATGCTTGGCTTCTTTTATTCTTGGCTCCACGCCGACCGCCCCCACGACGAAGGAGAACGGCCCGTCCAGCGCTTTGCCTTCACCACAAAATTCGGCGCGCGCATTCCCGAGGTCCAGGAATGGGACGACTATGAAGCGTTGGACTGCCGCCATGGCCGCGTTCTCTTTGAAAACCCCTTTGGTTGCCCCGCTCCGCTGTTCGTTTGGGACCCCATGACAGGCTGCACGAGATACCTGGAGAAGCCCGATGGATGCTGGGGCGATGGAGCCACGGTGGTCTGTGCTGTGAGCGGCTGTGACCACCGCTTGTGTGACGGAGGGCCCGTCCGTGTGGTCTTTTTCACGACCGCTGACGGTGATGGTTGTGTTGCACACGTGTCCGTCGCGTTGCTGGAGATGGATGATGCATGGAGCGAGAGCTCTgatcttgatcttgagcttgagTGGACCCTGAGCCCTGGTCTTGAACTTGAAGCTAGGCATGCATTCATTCCTGAAATAATGCCCCCTGTCCTCATCAAAGACGCACTCCACTTCATGCTTTCCATTGTTGATGGTGTTCGTGACATGGCTATTCTCAAGTACGACATGGCCTCTGATGGCTTGTCATTGATTGATCTACCGGACGTGCGCTCTAATGGCTTACCACTCAAAGACCATTCCTTTATCCCCATGGCCATGGGGGATGGCAATTTGGGGTTTGCACAAGTGGACGGGTTAACCCTCAACCTATGGTCAGGCTCAATCCAGACGGGTGCCGAGGGCCTTGCGTCATGGACTCAGCATAGAGTTGTCGATCTTCAGAACCTTCTCCCTATTCAGAATCCCAAGGAAAGTCTTAGGCTGATTGGATCCGTGGAAGGCAGTGATATCATTTTCGTGACTACAGACCTTGGCATCTACCAGATTAGTCTCAAGTCCCTCATATGGAAGAAGCTATGGAAGAGCGAGAAGTTCAGTGCTTTGATTCCCTACATGAGTTTCTACAATCCACAAG AGAGGATCAACCCCTACGATGAAGCTCATTGA